In Candidatus Acidiferrales bacterium, the following proteins share a genomic window:
- a CDS encoding bifunctional 5,10-methylenetetrahydrofolate dehydrogenase/5,10-methenyltetrahydrofolate cyclohydrolase: MPARILDGNLIGEAIQAELAGHIAELKSHGIVPGLAAVLVGDNPASQIYVRNKIAACEKLGLMSERLTPEASITTDELVALIEELNRRDEVDGILVQLPLPPQVDAKRVLMAVDPAKDVDGFHPINVGHLVAQRPGLVPCTPAGVIEILRRSQVPIEGASAAVLGRSDIVGKPVALLLMHAHATVTICHSRTRNLPGVVRQADIVVAAMGRPAMVTPEYVRPGATVIDVGINRLTDAAQVEQIFSHFPERIEEFRARGSILVGDVHPDVRMVAGAITPVPGGVGPLTIAMLMSNTVKAARLRRLKRATASVSP; the protein is encoded by the coding sequence TTGCCGGCAAGAATTCTGGATGGAAACCTGATCGGCGAAGCCATTCAGGCTGAGCTTGCCGGGCACATTGCCGAGCTCAAGTCGCATGGGATTGTTCCCGGTCTGGCGGCCGTGCTGGTCGGAGATAACCCGGCATCGCAAATCTACGTCAGGAATAAAATCGCTGCCTGCGAGAAACTGGGGCTCATGAGCGAGCGGTTGACGCCTGAGGCGAGCATCACCACCGACGAGCTGGTCGCCCTCATCGAAGAACTCAACCGGCGCGACGAAGTGGATGGCATCCTCGTGCAGCTTCCCTTGCCTCCGCAGGTGGACGCGAAACGCGTTCTCATGGCGGTTGACCCGGCCAAAGACGTGGACGGTTTTCACCCCATCAACGTGGGTCATCTGGTAGCGCAGCGCCCAGGGCTGGTGCCCTGCACGCCGGCCGGAGTGATCGAGATTCTTCGCCGGAGCCAAGTCCCGATCGAGGGCGCCTCGGCTGCCGTATTGGGCCGAAGCGACATTGTGGGCAAGCCGGTGGCCCTGCTGCTGATGCACGCTCACGCCACCGTCACCATTTGCCACTCGCGTACCCGCAATTTGCCCGGTGTCGTCCGACAAGCCGACATCGTTGTCGCCGCCATGGGGCGCCCCGCCATGGTGACGCCCGAATACGTTCGCCCCGGAGCAACTGTGATCGACGTCGGGATCAACCGGCTGACCGACGCCGCTCAGGTGGAACAGATCTTTTCGCATTTCCCGGAACGCATCGAGGAATTTCGGGCCAGGGGGTCCATCCTCGTCGGCGATGTCCACCCCGACGTGAGGATGGTCGCCGGGGCGATCACGCCCGTGCCCGGCGGGGTAGGCCCGCTGACCATTGCCATGTTGATGTCCAATACCGTCAAGGCGGCACGACTGCGGCGGCTCAAGCGGGCTACTGCTTCGGTTTCCCCTTAA
- the coaE gene encoding dephospho-CoA kinase (Dephospho-CoA kinase (CoaE) performs the final step in coenzyme A biosynthesis.), translating into MLRVGLTGGIGSGKTTVAQFMAEMGCHIIPADQFAHALMEPGGAAYDEVVIEFGRQILFPNGRVDRKRLGAIVFSNPARLARLNQITHPRVTALILVRLDELEQSEPLASGGIVVVEAALLVEAGFHRYLDRLIVIDCGREEQIKRLTERSLSRDQAESRLAAQMPPEEKRRYAHYVIDSSGSKENTRLQVERIVKELRSLAPIQSGPAPPGRSGSEEAR; encoded by the coding sequence ATGTTGCGTGTCGGCCTTACCGGCGGAATCGGCAGCGGGAAAACGACGGTGGCGCAGTTCATGGCCGAGATGGGTTGCCACATCATTCCTGCCGATCAGTTCGCCCACGCGCTGATGGAGCCTGGCGGCGCGGCCTACGACGAGGTTGTCATCGAATTCGGCAGGCAGATCCTTTTCCCCAACGGCCGCGTGGACCGGAAGCGCCTCGGCGCTATTGTTTTTTCGAACCCCGCGAGGCTCGCTCGTCTCAACCAGATCACTCACCCGCGGGTGACGGCGTTGATTCTTGTGCGTCTAGACGAACTGGAGCAGAGTGAGCCGCTCGCCTCAGGCGGAATTGTCGTGGTCGAGGCGGCGCTGCTCGTCGAAGCCGGCTTCCACCGGTACCTGGATCGGTTGATTGTGATTGACTGCGGGCGGGAAGAACAGATCAAACGGCTGACGGAGCGCAGCCTTTCGCGCGATCAGGCGGAAAGCCGGCTGGCAGCCCAGATGCCACCGGAAGAAAAGCGCCGGTACGCCCACTACGTCATTGATTCGAGCGGTTCCAAAGAGAACACGCGACTCCAGGTCGAGCGCATCGTCAAAGAGCTGCGCTCCCTGGCCCCGATACAATCGGGGCCTGCTCCCCCCGGGCGGAGTGGATCGGAGGAAGCAAGATGA
- a CDS encoding trypsin-like peptidase domain-containing protein: protein MNAERSTQPKRAQSATLRLAIILALAVIAAYLAGARWGMRHPEPHEAPAAATAANVETGTTPTEALDIRIYRQASPAVVNITSRILEMDFFFNVVPVQGIGSGFIIDDRGHVLTNFHVVQGARQLDVALSDKTHYPARVIGADPANDVALLKIEPRGKRLPTVPLGDSSRLQVGQHVLAIGNPFGLQGTLTAGVVSALGRTIRAEEGRLIEDLIQTDASINHGNSGGPLLNTRGEVVGINSAMFTPSGQGGSVGINFAIPINTAKQITEELLTTGHIRRAWLGIASRDVDSYLAYSLNLPVNEGIFVARIGPGSPADRAGLERGDIIVAVDERAVASRDDLNAILAKKRPGDRVSITVYRGRRQLKIPILLGERPE, encoded by the coding sequence ATGAACGCGGAGAGAAGCACGCAACCGAAGCGCGCCCAAAGCGCAACCCTCCGTTTGGCGATTATCCTGGCTCTCGCGGTGATTGCCGCTTATTTGGCCGGCGCGCGTTGGGGCATGCGCCATCCCGAGCCTCATGAAGCTCCGGCAGCAGCCACGGCAGCGAACGTCGAAACGGGGACGACCCCCACGGAAGCGCTCGACATTCGCATCTACAGGCAGGCAAGCCCGGCGGTGGTCAATATCACCAGCCGCATCCTAGAAATGGATTTCTTCTTCAACGTCGTTCCCGTCCAGGGCATCGGCTCCGGCTTCATCATAGATGACCGGGGCCACGTCCTGACGAACTTCCACGTGGTGCAGGGCGCGCGTCAACTCGACGTGGCGCTTTCTGACAAGACTCACTACCCGGCCCGCGTGATCGGCGCGGATCCAGCGAACGATGTTGCCCTCCTCAAGATCGAGCCGAGGGGAAAGAGGCTGCCGACGGTGCCGCTGGGCGACTCCAGCAGGCTACAAGTCGGCCAGCACGTGCTCGCCATAGGCAATCCTTTCGGGTTGCAGGGCACGCTCACCGCCGGCGTGGTCAGCGCCCTTGGCCGAACCATTCGCGCCGAAGAAGGTCGGCTCATCGAAGACTTGATCCAGACGGACGCCTCGATCAACCACGGCAATTCGGGCGGCCCGTTGCTCAATACGCGCGGAGAAGTCGTCGGCATCAACTCGGCGATGTTTACCCCGTCTGGCCAGGGCGGCAGCGTGGGAATCAATTTCGCCATTCCGATTAACACCGCCAAGCAAATCACCGAGGAACTGCTCACCACCGGCCATATCCGCAGGGCCTGGCTCGGCATCGCCAGCCGAGATGTGGACAGCTACCTTGCCTATTCCCTGAACTTGCCTGTCAACGAAGGTATTTTTGTGGCTCGAATAGGCCCGGGAAGCCCGGCCGATCGCGCCGGGCTCGAGCGAGGAGACATCATCGTGGCGGTGGACGAACGAGCCGTCGCTTCGCGCGATGACCTGAACGCTATCCTGGCCAAGAAGCGCCCCGGTGACCGCGTGAGCATCACCGTCTATCGCGGCCGCCGTCAGTTGAAAATTCCGATCCTGTTGGGCGAGCGCCCGGAATAG
- a CDS encoding lysophospholipid acyltransferase family protein, with protein MPSENPPTLAAGSAEENIFYEESPKPFTLGQRVQIAVIARLGYGLIGLIGRSLRWEVVGQKNWEAIFSSGRRAIYTFWHRCIFSATWFWRKRGIVVMTSQNFDGEYIARIIRGHGYGAARGSSSRGGLRALAEMDHYLLRGGNVAFTIDGPRGPRFVAKPGPVILARRSGQAIFCFHIALERAYTFRKSWDLLQIPCPFSRAVIFMAPAIYVPRDADEATARAKHQEMQAMLDRMREMGERWFGASPEERAAWKEKIEVG; from the coding sequence ATGCCATCAGAAAATCCACCCACGCTGGCTGCCGGCTCCGCTGAAGAGAACATCTTTTATGAAGAGTCGCCCAAGCCTTTCACGCTCGGCCAGCGCGTGCAGATTGCTGTCATCGCCCGGCTCGGCTACGGGCTGATCGGGCTGATTGGCCGGAGCTTGCGCTGGGAGGTGGTAGGGCAAAAGAACTGGGAAGCGATTTTCTCTTCCGGCCGCCGCGCCATCTATACGTTCTGGCACCGGTGCATCTTTTCGGCGACGTGGTTCTGGCGCAAGCGCGGCATTGTGGTCATGACCAGCCAAAACTTCGACGGGGAATATATCGCGCGCATTATTCGCGGGCATGGCTACGGCGCGGCGCGCGGGTCGAGTTCTCGCGGCGGGCTGAGGGCGCTGGCGGAAATGGATCACTATCTTCTCCGCGGCGGCAACGTGGCGTTTACCATTGATGGCCCGCGCGGCCCGCGCTTTGTCGCCAAGCCCGGACCGGTCATACTGGCGCGCCGCAGCGGACAGGCTATCTTTTGTTTCCACATTGCCCTCGAACGGGCATACACCTTCCGGAAGAGCTGGGACCTTCTTCAGATTCCGTGTCCCTTCAGCCGCGCCGTCATCTTCATGGCGCCGGCGATTTACGTGCCACGCGACGCGGACGAAGCCACCGCCCGCGCCAAACATCAAGAAATGCAGGCCATGCTCGACCGCATGCGTGAGATGGGTGAGCGGTGGTTTGGGGCCAGTCCGGAGGAGCGGGCTGCCTGGAAAGAGAAGATCGAAGTCGGATAG